In Aspergillus nidulans FGSC A4 chromosome II, the genomic stretch GCTGAGAGAGCTATGTTAACAGTACTTGTTCAAGGTATAGCTGGCTGGTCCGCATACCCAGGTACCTAGGCCAACAGCAGGGATGCTGTGTCCCGTAGAACTTGAAGGAGTGTCAGAGAGACATGGTCAAGCAGTTCGAGCCCGCAGTGAGGCAGTTTGTGAATATGTTAAGCGCTAttgagaggaagagatgaaagaagagagggtCAGCTTTCAATTCCTCATGAACTGCATCGCACAAAATTTCAGAGCTTCATGTACTGTGTATATCTCAGCCATGTTATAGTAACAGTCAGTGATTGCAGCGCACATTGGCTGATTCACAATCGCGGGCTCAGGTACGTCGCACGTCCTATAAGCATAAACAGAAAGGCAATTTTTTCCATTAGTTTTTTGCAATTGTCCATTTCAGTCTCGACTGGAGTTCCACGGTCAATTATAGAGAAATGCATAGGTAAGAGAGACGATTGATAAAATCTGGACTGAATGACAACTACTAGAGTGACGCAGCCTTTAGGGTGCAGAAAAAAACCATTCGAATAGCTCGACATTGGATAATCCGTTGAGATCAAAGGAATGACAGATATTATATTTTGATAGCAGCACCCTAATCAGGAAAAGATATGCAATCGAAACTACTAGGGCTGTTACATATATTGTTTGAGATGTCTCACAAGTGGAAAGTAAAGAAACAGCAAGAGACAGGTAATATTAGCGGGGTAGTCACGGGATGACGCACTTGGCACGGCTGCCCCGCCGTAATTTTGAGGGCCGAAAAAGAGGTGGGCGGGATGCTTTGAGTCAATCGTACATCAAGCCCTAGTCAACTCTCTATAAACACTTTTATTTTCCCACTCGCCGCCGGTCAATTTGCCGTTGTCCACAAGCGCAATCATGGCGGCCGATATGACAAATCCCGTTCTGGACGCCCTGTCCGCGTCTGAAGGGCCGATTTTATCCAATGAAGCCTTCCCCTCCGTCCCCTCACAAACCGTCAAAGCGGCGCTTGATCGACTCGCCTCACGACTGATGGTCGAATATGAAACCTTTAATAGCGAGGTTCTTGTTGTGAcgaaggaaggagaggatgttGCAGCCAATGGCAGTCACGAAGCAAAAGTCTACCAGGCAGTGCTCGCTGCCATGGATGGCTTGAAGATTAAGGAGTTGCCTGAAGTTGTCGGAAAAGAGAATGCTCAACTCGGACAGGGAAGTGCCTTCAAGAAGGGCtggatcaagaaggataaGGATGTTCTCCGGGCTGCCACCGACAGCATTGTTGACGATACCCAAGCCGACGTGAAAAAGATCCAGCAGGGTGGGACCGTGACGGACCCCAATGCTCTCAAAGAATTGAAAAAGCGGAAACTCGTCACTGCCAAGAAGGTCATCACTTTTAAAATTTCAAAGGGTGCTAAGTACGCCAGAgagctggtcaaggaggAAACCGATCTGACGGCCGAGATGCTTCAGAACGGATCATGGAAGACCGCCACTTTCAAGCCCTACAACTTCAAGGCTATGGGCGCTCCTACCCCCTCTGGAGCCTTCCATCCTTTAAACAAAGTCCGACAGGAGTTCCGGAATATCTTCTTCGAGATGGGTTTTGAGGAGATGCCGACGAACCGTTTCGTGGAGACTGGCTTTTGGAACTTCGACGCACTCTTTGTGCCTCAACAGCACCCCGCTCGTGATCTCCAAGATACCTTCTATATCTCCGACCCTCTCACCGCTGACCCTCCTCGTGAAGATCCCGAGTATGACCCCCACCGCCCAAAGACCGTGCTTAAACCCGCGGGCgaggaaaagaagctggACTACAAAGAATATTGGGAGAATGTCCGCCAGGTTCATGAGAATGGAAAGTACGGGTCAATTGGTTATCGCTACCCATGGAGCCCCGAGGAAGCGCTGCGCCTTGTTCTTCGCACACACACCACGTCCATCTCCACGTACATGCTGCACAAGCTTGCCGCCAATCCGCGACCTGCGAGATATTTCAGTATCGACCGTGTCTTCCGTAATGAGGCAGTCGACGCCACCCACTTGGCTGAGTTCCACCAAATCGAAGGTGTCATTGCCGACTTTGACCTCACCCTAGGTGGTCTCATCGGCTTCATGGAGGTTTTCTTCGCCAAGATGGGTATTCACAAGCTCCGCTTCAAACCTGCCTACAACCCCTACACTGAACCTAGTATGGAAATTTTCGGCTATCACCCCGGGCTAGGCAAGTGGGTGGAAATTGGAAACAGCGGTATGTTCCGGCCGGAGATGTTGGAACCTATGGGTCTTCCCAAGGACATGCGGGTGTATGGTTGGGGTCTCAGTCTTGAGAGGCCGACCATGATCAAGTAAGTGCTTGTTGAAAATTAAAACAAGTAAACGCTTTCGACTGACTCTATATAGGTATGGCGTGAGCAACATTCGAGAACTGCTCGGCCACAAGGTTGATCTCAACTTCATCGAGACAAATCCGGCAGTCAGATTAGAAAAGGATTAGATTTGATTCAAGAGAGAAAAGACGGGATGTGCATTTTATACTTACTACCATGGCGAACATAGAGATTTTGAAGAATCAAGCATGATATACCCTTTCTAGTCATAAACTATCCCATGGACATACCAAGAACATGGAACCTGTCCCTCTTCCTGAACGCCTCTCATCTACGAGGTTATCAATTACACTCAGTATCTAAACGCAATGTCCCACCCGTATCTGTGCCCCAGCGCACATCACTGCAGCAGTGGCTCTTCAGCAGGCGGTGAGGTAATCTTCGGCATGTGTACAATAGATTATGACTCTACCTCCTCGCTCATCAAGAGACAGATGTATGTTGCAAGAACATTCAATCTGGTTCAGTGTGGGGAGGGATCAAGTGCCGGTATGAGGCCTTTACCACAAGGCAGTTATAAAACAACATCTGCGGCACAGAAAATACAAGAAATAGAGGTGGATAAAGCAGGGTGGAAATGGAATGGATTAGAAATTTTTGATTCTTTAGACTGAGCTTAACATCATATCAGACGAAGACGTAGCCGTAGCGTAGGATCCGACCACCCACAAATGAGTAGGCCACAATCAGATAACTCATCTCATTTCATTCCTACACAAAATAAAACATTAGCCTTCGTTCCAACAAAAAAATCACTCCAGTACTCTTTCCCCGACAACAGACGAACTCACCACCCACACCCAAACCAACCATCCTTCAGCGAATTTACCGCTGGCGGCTAGCAGTCCACACGTTACGGATGTAGCCGTCGCGCTGGGTAAGACGGTTGAGCGAGTCGTCGCTCTCGCCGCGGGCACGGATGAAGCCGCACAGAGCGTAGGTCTGGTTCTCGCCGGTGTAGCGGCCGTTCTCGTCGACCTTGCCGATGGAGATCTGGACCGAGGCGTGGTCGTTGGCCTTAATGATGCGGTTGGTGGCGCTGCACTTGCGGGGGACGTAGCTAGAGAGAAAGGTTAGTGGTGATAGCTCTTGTGCACATTTAACTGGAGTGGCCTTTGCTCGCTCAAGAGAAATGAGAGCGAGATGcaacagctggagaatgagaATTCAGACGAATTTTTTCGCTTCAGATATTTAATCAGGAAGCAACCTCCCATCAATGTCTGTATTGCCCATCTCCATGCTATCCCATCTCGCCCTTTTCCAGATTGCAGACATCTCGGCAAAGCGGCAAAGCAAAAACCGCAAAATGTGTACGTACAGATCGACGatttctcccttctcgttctccatTTTGGCGGTTGTCTGTTGTCTGAGGTCGACGACGAACGGTGATAGACGAGGGTGCGCTGCGGGTTGGGCTGGACGGTCGTTGTCGAACTTTTGGCCTGCCGCGATTTCGGGCAGCCGGTTGTGTGGGTCATGTGATCTTTGTCGAGGGTTAGTGGGACCCCGACTGTGGCACGGAACTGTGGCTACTGTACTGCCTCATCGCTGCGTTTTAGCGGGTACGGAATAAAATTATCTTGGCATTGGCAACATCTATTCTATCATAGgctgctctttcttccaGGAAAgatgtccttcttccaaGCAAGACTGAGCTCGCGAGCACTTCCATTCTTAAATCGCACAAGGACTGCCCGTTCCGATTCCCCTCGGCGATCTgtcccctccagctctggacCAGGATGTTCCAGTGTCAGAACAGCACGTCCATCTTCGGCAAATTTGCCAACTTTAGGAGAGATGCATTTTTCAGTCCATGGAGGGCTTCCAGAATAGACAAACTCTATTAGTTGCTCGCGCCTCCGCTGCAGCTCATCAGGCGCTATCTGCCGGGGCTCCTTGTCTAGGAACTGCGCAGCCAGGCTCAACAGGACGAACTGCGGCGGGAAAAGGATGATCTCGCCTCGCGCCGCTTTCCTAAGCCACTCAGATGCAGGTAGGAACTGTGCTTCTGCAATTTCGACACCCCCATCGCTCGTTGGGATTTGGATCTCCTCTCGTTCGCCCTCCGCGGGGATCTCGCTTAATAAGGACTTTTCCGACTCCAGAGGCAGAGGTAGAAAGTAGAGGTACATCTGGGTAGTGTAGCGCTTGGGGACATTTATGGGGGTTATCCATCGTGTGAACGGAATTAGGTTGTCTGCATTACATCAGCCGGTTTGCgatggaaagaggagaaaccGGCGTCCAACCTATATCTGGAACAGCAGAAGcattctgcttcttcaaccattCAGAAAACGTAGTTTGTTTCTGGTGGATTTCACGTCGGCCTCTCTCGCGCTCGTCTTCCCCCACTGCGAGCATTTTTCCTGAGCCTTGGTCCTTGGCAAGGAGGATACCGCTCTCCTCAAACAATTCGCGAATAGCGGCGCTGCGATACCAGGACGCATCTTCATGCCTCTTTGGATCTCCAGGTGGTGGACACCTCCCGTCCTGGAGAGATAGATTTCCTCCGGGAAAGACGTGGGCCGATGCGAAAGATGTGGATGTCTTTACGCGATGAAGTAGAAGTATCTCGTTCTTTGGTGAAATTAATACCACGCTGGCGAGTGTCAGCGATTCATCAAGTCAGACACTCGTTGCGGTATAAGAAAATCCGCCATCTACCTCGAACTGGGCCTTGGATCAGCCGGTTGTTTTTTCTGCTTGGGCGACATGTTCCGAGATGTAGACGGCTGGTATTGTACCGTAGATGAGTTCGACCTTGAGAAACAGGTTGGCGTGATGTTGAAGCAGGAAGGTGTAGTTGGCCGGAGTCGTCTTGTATTCGAAGCCAGGAGACCACGGGCAAGCTCAAGCTGGCAACTGATTAGCTGGGTAACTGAGCGAGGCACATGGAACGCGAGATGCATGTTGGGGGGCCGTCAGGAGTCTTGAAGGGTCGATGGATCTCGATTGCCACGTCGTGTTGGGAGGATCAGCTCTCGCTGCCGAAGCGGAACCTCGGTAACCCCGCGTTTACCGGATTTGCGCCAGATGATGTTCGAATCCAGGTCTAGAATAGGCATCGAGTAGTGATTAGGTCTAGCACGATCAGAAATGCGGGAAATACATTGACGTACTTGTCGATAAGCTAAGACTGAGCAGGCGTTGGCTCTGACACCCATGTACCCCACCTGAAATCAGCCCTAGTTTTTGCTTGCAATTTAACCTCAGACCTGACGAGCGTCTATAGCCTGTGTCTAAAAAGCGCCATGACTGTTCACTCGTCAGGATTCATTCCAGTTGTTATATCTCTGAATGCAAGAAGTTGTATGGCGACATGGCTTGAATAATCTTAAGGCAGGGTCGGAGTTAAGACTGCGAGTCAATATAGCGTTCCAACAACAGCACCTTATTCAAGAAGCTATTTTTACCGATAGAGAGACTCTCACTATTCCAAAGAGCATTTGCTGACGGGAGGAATACGGATCGTGATAGTATCCTGAAGTCAAGGCAGGTGATCATAACGCCAAATCTTGCTCTCCTCATCTATTAaatccctctttctctcttctcccattACATTTGCATCTCCTCGGACTCCTTTTTTCTCTTACTTTGTAATATCCAAGGGGCATCGTGATGAATACTTTCTACATTGTTCTTGCTTCAACCTTTTCAGTGCGTTTGCCTGGGACCTTGACTTATAAGAAAGCGTTTGGTGAAGTTAATGAGTTGTCTCTACTTTTTACTGCGTGATCTCTGCTAACGACGTTGAGGCACAGGAGACTAAGTTCTTTCTCCAAGAAATTACGCTGACCATATCACTATTTATCACTTTCATTAAAAGCAAAAGAATCAAAGCCGCGGTTTTATCTTCCTCAAAGTTTCGAATCCTCGCACAAAGTCAGAGCTGCGAAGCCGAGCCTATTTTCCAGACGCAGGACCAGATTGGAGAGCTTCGGGTAGACGCAGGATCGACGTGTTATATCGCTACGAGGCAGGAGGAAGTGAAAGATCAAGTTGCTTCGGGCCCGCAGTACAGTAGAGTAGTAAGACGCAGGGGCTTTATATATGGGTGTTTTTCTGCGTTGTTATGTCTATGtgaacaaaagcaaaaaccTATGATGATCGAAGAACAAGCAGATATATATTCCGTCTAACTCCTAAAACCTCATGCCATACTTTTCGAGTTCATGGAAATAACATGTCGTCATGATTAATGAAAAGCAAGAATTGGGACACaagaaacgaaaagaaaGCCAACTACTCAAGATGTTACACTTAAgagtagagcttcttgtCGTAGCTGTGCAGGCCATGGACGTTACCCTCGGCCATGGCGCTCGCACTACGCACCTCAAAGCGGACAGTGCCGTTGTTAACGCCTTcgtgaagctgctgaagacTGGAGACACCAATATCCTGCAGAGAGTGCTGGACACCGGCGACAAGGTAAGGGACGAACTTGGTGACCGAGCCACGGTCGAGGACGGAACCGGCGACGCCCTGGGCAACGAGGACGCGGTCCTTCTCGGAGAAGTAGCGGGCGGTTCCAGCGTTACTCGCCTTGCTGTCCTTGCCGTTGCCGCCAGCCTTCTTATCCTCCATGGCGGCAATACTGCCCATACCACGGTAGGCTTTCACGAGCTGGCCTTCGTTGCTGACAAAGTACTCACCGGGAGACTCGGTGGTACCGGCGAGGAGACCGCCCATCATGACGGTAGTGGCGCCCATAGCGAGACCCTTGACAATGTGACCAACATTCTGGATCCCACCGTCAGCGATACATGGGACGCCAAAGCGAGCCGCAAATTGGGTGACGCGGCGAACGGAGAGAGCCTGGGGACGGCCGACAGCCATGACCTCCTGTGTGATACAAGCACTGCCGCTGCCCATGCCAATTCTCAGgccatcaacaccagcagcgaTCAGAGCCGCGGCTTGGTCCCGAGTCACGACGTTTCCGCCAATGACATCAATTTCAGGGTACGTCTTCTTAATGTATTTGATCATCTCGATCTGATACATACTGTTGCCTTGACTGCTGTCGAGGATGACAATGTCAAGACCagcttcgacgaggagcttcAGTCGGTGCTTGTCCTCCTCGCGGGTGCCAATAGCAGCAGCACAGATCAGCTGCTTAGAGGCGGGCAACTTAGAAGCAAGAGGGTAGTGAAGGTTCTTCATCAGATCACtgcgagagagaagagagacGAGGCTGCCGTTCTCATCGACGATGGGCAGCTTTCCCTTCTTGGAGCTACGAAGGACCTCGTTAGCCTCAGCCAAGGTGGTGCCAGCAGGTGCGGTGACGAGGTCGGTCGACATGATGGCAGTGACAGAGTCGTCGAGGTTGTTGTGGAACTGGATGTCGCGAGTGCTGACAATACCAACAAGCTTTGAGCGGAGAGTTCCATTTTCTGAGAACAAAATCAGTCAGCATAACTGATTTGCCAGTTAAGTGTTTGAGCCAGAAATGCAATTATATAGAAATCAGATAAAATCTTTTTCTCTACATTGCAACTCTCGTCGCTTCAGTGGAACGAAAGTTATATAAGAGATAGATGGGAATCATCAcgaaaagagggagaagagaagcaaagtAGAACTTACCAGTAACTGGGAAGCCGCCGAATCCCCATTTCGccttcagctccttcgcCTCTCGGACAGTCGCCCTGGGAGAAAGCACAACGGGATCCAAGATGAATCCGTTCTCGTAACGCTTAACCTTCCGGACCATCTCAGCCTGGTCCTCCGGAGAGCAGTTGTGGTGGATGACACCCAAGCCACCCAGAAGAGCCATGTGGATGGCCATGTTATGTTCGGTCACCGTGTCCATAGgcgaggaaagaaggggaGCCTTCAATGTGACACGCTTGGTGACTGGCGTGTCCAGAGTAACATCGGAAGCAGGAAAACCTTGCCATCGAAGTTCAGTCACGGACCGTGGTTTAGGAGACCAGCGCGCGGCTTACCGATATATCCCGGAAGAATGAGGAAGTCATTGTAGGTCAGCGCACCGTGCTTGTCAGAATCAAGCAGAGTGTCGACATCAAGACCATCCTTGATCGGGTACTCCTtctccaagacctccaagGCCTTGGTGTGGTCCTGGAATTCGGCCTTCATAGCTCTCCCAAGAGCGTCACCGTTGGCAATTGGCATATTAAAGATAGAAAAATCTACGGTCTCTATCAGGACACGCAGATATAGATCAAAAGAACGGAGAGTATAATCAACAGATCGACGATAGAAACGTTCTGCTGATGGAGAAGGTCTTCCTTTcccaaagaaaagaaagaagaagaaaaagagaagaaaaattcGGAGCAGAAAAATTAGCTGTACACCTTTCGCCGCACTAGCCCCTCTTAATCAACCATGCCGGAAGCGGCATAGCGGATTAAGGTCACTTCGTTCATTGGACAGTAGACGAAATTTTCTGAGGCGGTGAATGAGGGGAAAATGACCAATTCCCCCACCGGTATCGGGGCTTATCAATGTCTGCggaagttccagcttgcaGACGCAGGCTCAGATTTCATAAATCCGATTGACGAGTGTACAGAGCATAGATGCGTTGACTGATGGGCTGCTTGTGGAAGAGTGAGTCATTTTTCAAGTTCAGCAAAGATGCAGCGTTATAGTTTTGGATAACGTGCATCCAAGTATGATGCAGTGCACTGCGGGTTAGAGTTGCGGACTCTGCATTATGTAGGCGTACTTAATGTGGCAGATGTCTGTAGATTACCACCGTAAAAAGAACCTATAAACTCAGGAAGATTGCCATAGGCGTATGGATGAATTCAACCAATCCATATCGAACCATTCACGAAGTGCCAGCCATGCTATGCAATATGAGCTTTGGAAAGCAACATTCGCAGCCATAGTGTACGCAACTGGCCTCAATAGACAACGACAGAAGATGCACCAACTCAGTACCGAAGCCATGGCTTTGCCGCAGCAAGCGGCTTGTCCCAACCGCCCTCGTTAGTCCATATGCTCAAGCTCTCGACTTCATCCTTCCCAAGCTTCAGTCCATTGTAGAGATGCTGTACTACGTTAGTTCTTGGTATACGAGGATAAGAGCGATGTTAGTCCAGGCTTACAGGGAATAAACCCTCATCTGGTCGCGGCCCGCATACACGGCCCTCAGGATCTTCGAAACGGATATCTTTTGCTACGCGGTCGTAGGGAATCCTTAGCACATAGACGAGAGGTTCATCCTTGAAAAAGAATTTCAGAGTGTTTGGAACTTGAAGTGCTGTGGATAAGTGCACGAATCCAGACATCTCATCGAGTTCGCTGACCGGGAGACGATCTGGAATGGGCTCCCGCACGGGGGAAGTTGACGGAACAAGTTTGTATAAGAAAGTTGGCTCGCTTCTGGGCATTTTAGCAGTTGTATGGGTGCTGGATTGTAATTTTAATTGCGACGCTGGAGAGACGGGCAGGTCGAACACGCTTGAGAGACGGTCGTTGATGAGGCGATGAATGCCAAGGCTGGATCATAGTCTATTTGCAGAGTGCTtgggccttgaccttgaggcATGAGATCACTGAGAACATCATGTCTTAGAAGGGAACTGAGAATCTCTCCAGGCAGGAGTACCCCGTATCTCTGAAAGATCAAGTCAATGGTCGCTAAGACGTATCTACATTATTCTCTTCAGACCGATCGGGACCATTGGTCAGACATCATGTTCGGGCCGCAGCAAGTTCCGCGAGCTTAAGGCAAGAGAACGATGTAGTTCTTGCTGTTCGACATTCAACCACCGACTCCCACTCCGTCACGGCCGAGGCTGTTTCTACTAATTCAGATCCTTGTTCAAAACTTAATTTAATAAAGCTAGTCTACACCTATGACACGCACTCCGTAATGGGTGGTGTTCATCTAGATTCCTTGTTTGTGGCTCAGTGGCTGGGCACGAGTCCGCGCCGATAAGCTGATTAACTGGTCACCTTACCCGATCGGGAGATTTGTTTGTGGGAGGCTGGGAAACTCGCCTTCCGATCGATCTCCTCAAACCCCCTCCACCTACTTtgattcttctttccttcttgaACTTGCTCACGATTCCATCAAATCGACCATAATAatcggctttcttttgtttttttctttttttcagtTTCCCTTCCACCCCTGTTGCGAAACTAGAATTTGGACCTCTCTGCGGGACGGAGATAGCCCGTTTCTATACCAACCAACTGCCCGTTACCCAACAGAGAGCTATGCAGTTTGATCCCTTGAATGCGCACTACTGAGCATTCCTACCAAGGAACACGCTACGACTATTTGATCCCACTCTGCCCGTAGTCTGCTTCTCTTCGTGAAGCAGGCATGCGGCCCATTGAAACCCAACAACCCTTTCGTCTGTTTCTTGTCGCATTCCTGTCCTTGGGACGGCTCCAGTAATGTCCATGCATACAGCTCCGCTTCGCCGTGCGCAAACCGACCTTCCTACACAAGCATCGAGTCCCCTTCGCCATGACTCGACCGCGTCAACAAATTCCTCTGTCTActctctttcctccaacTCTTTTGCCCCCAGTCGCACCAGCACCGTTTCATCAAACGCGTCTGTTAGGTCGGCAGCTGGCTTTGGACATAAGCGAGGAAAGAGTGAAGTAAACACGACTACAGCACAGCAAAATATGGgcggaggagctgcagaatggTCCAACGCAGGGGCAACATACGAGAATATTCGCCGCTCGTTGCGCCCGCTCTCCCAAGCTCCCAACTCCTCTCCAGCTGGCAAGCATGTTGCCTTCCGCCACTCAAGAAGTCAAACGCTTGATAACCCTCAACATTGGAAGGAGAACCGTCCGCGGACTCCCGAGGCCCGCTTCAGTCAAAATGATGCTGAACCCCTCAAAGAAAGACAATCTCCTAATGTTTTGGCGCCTTCCAAACCCAATGTCTCGCCGCAAGTGAGGCCCCATGTCAGGACGAGTCACTCCCATAGTATCTCCAGCACTCATCCACCTCCTTTAACGGCTGCTATTTCAGCACCAGAGCTAGAGACGTTCCAAAAATCCTCCACCGGTCATCTGCGCGCATTGTCGAGATTTGCAAAGTCCGGTGAGACGGAGGAATTCTCGATCGACACTTACACTCCTTCAGTTGTTGGTCTGCAGGGGCGGCGGCGCCTGAAAAGGTCTGGGTCAGTAGCCGGCAACCATGGCCCTCGAACCGTTCAAAGACCAACGGCTTCGGCCTGGGCGGCAGGAAATTGGATGGATAAGCAACGGCAATTCTTACAGGCATATGAGTACCTTTGCCATATCGGAGAAGCCAAGGAGTGGATTGAAGAGGTAATCCAGCAACAGATTCCGCCCATCGTGCAACTAGAAGAAGCCTTACGTGATGGTGTCACCCTGGCGGAGATCGTACAATCAATGTACCCTAACCGGCCGTTGCGAATATTTAGACACCCGAGGCTGCAATACCGACACTCAGACAATATAGCCTTATTCTTCCGGTTCCTCGATGAAGTTGAGCTACCGGAGCTCTTCCGGTTTGAGCTTATTGACCTGtatgagaagaagaatattCCCAAAGTTATACACTGCATCCACGCCCTGTCGTGGTTGCTTTTCAAAAAGGGGCTTGTCGACTTTCGGATGGGTAACCTAGTTGGCCAGCTGGAATTTGAGCACCATGAACTTGAGCAGACCCAGAAAGGCCTAGACAAAGCTGGCGTTAGCATGCCGAGCTTTACCGGCATGGCTGCCAATTTTGGCGCtgagcctgaacctgaacccGAGCCGGAGGCTGagtctgaagaagatcgaaTCGAACGCGAACTACACGAAAACGAAAACTCCATTTCCGACTTCCAGGCTCAACTTCGAGGTGCAATCCTAAGGTTGAAGCTAGGCAACTTGATGAACGACCTGTGGGACTTTGAGCCCTTGCTTATCGATCTTCAGTCCAGGATAAGAGGGGACTGGACAAGGCAAATTGTTCAGTATCGCATCGATATGCGGAATTTTGCCGTTGATCTTCAAGCAATTTGCCGCGGATTCGTCGCACGGTATCGTCTGAGGGACACTAGACAGTCCCATAAGGCGCTTGAACACGACATCCTACAGCTTCAAAGCGCGATTCGCGGCTCAAAGGCCAGAGTTCAGGCTAACTTCATTCGAACTCAATTGCGAAGACAAGAACTTGGAATCAAACGAATCCAAGCTGCCATCAGGGGCGCGCTCCAGCGTAATGTCGTGTACGACCTTCACGATAATGTCAAGGATGCAGAAGGTGGAGTacagctgctgcaggctgcgATCCGGGGTGCCTTACAGCGCTCGAAGCTTTCGGAACAATTTGAAGAGACTCATtctgaggaggacaaggttCAAAGATTGCAAGCATTGATTCGCGGCGCATTGCTTCGTCAACGCATAGGCGCTCAGTCGAAAGAAATATcacaagctgaagaaagcatAGATATTATTCAGGCGGCCATTCGAGGAATGCTTGTACGTCAAGGTGTCGCCAAAACACTTGCTTATCTCAGCGACGAGACGGAGTCTGTTGTACTCATTCAAGCACATGCCCGTGCCTTGGCTGTCAGAAAGTCTCGGGCAACGTTGAGGGAGTCTCTTGTCAAGGAGCAACATAAGCTTGTTGATCTCCAGTCCATGGTCCGTGGCGGTGCTCTTCGGAAGGCTCTTAATCTCATCCGAGAGGCATTGGCGGAGTATACACCTTCTTTTATTGACCTTCAGAGCGCAGCACGAGCTAAAGCTACGCGATCCTTCTTGGTGTCTCAGCGAAAAGCTCTATTAAAAGAGAGCGAGTCTGTGCTCGAGCTTCAATCAATTGCTCGTGGTGCCATTCTGAGGAAAAGACTAGAAGAAGATGCCGCGTTGTTGCaacaagagaaagctgctATCATCGATCTACAGTCGCTCGCCCGGGCAGCTGTGCTACGTATTCAGGTTGGTGATGtcctggagcagctggatgATTGTGACGACGAGATCAGCGAATTACAAGCGCATATCAGAGCCATGATTGTGCGAGTCGATGTCGGTCAGACATTGGCTGATCTAgcggctgaagaagacatcattGCGGAATTCCAGTCCTATATCAGAGGCCACCTAGTACGGACAAGGTTCGAGGAAAAACGTCGCTACTACCAGGAGAACATGGAGAAAGTGGTTAAGGCGCAAAGTTTCATACGGGGTAGAATCCAAGGCCAAGCGTACAAGAGTCTTACAAGCGGGAAGAACCCTCCTGTGGGAACCGTGAAAGGCTTTGTACACCTTCTCAATGACAGCGAATTCGATTttgatgaagaaatcgagtCC encodes the following:
- a CDS encoding putative Ras GTPase activating protein (transcript_id=CADANIAT00004890); this translates as MSMHTAPLRRAQTDLPTQASSPLRHDSTASTNSSVYSLSSNSFAPSRTSTVSSNASVRSAAGFGHKRGKSEVNTTTAQQNMGGGAAEWSNAGATYENIRRSLRPLSQAPNSSPAGKHVAFRHSRSQTLDNPQHWKENRPRTPEARFSQNDAEPLKERQSPNVLAPSKPNVSPQVRPHVRTSHSHSISSTHPPPLTAAISAPELETFQKSSTGHLRALSRFAKSGETEEFSIDTYTPSVVGLQGRRRLKRSGSVAGNHGPRTVQRPTASAWAAGNWMDKQRQFLQAYEYLCHIGEAKEWIEEVIQQQIPPIVQLEEALRDGVTLAEIVQSMYPNRPLRIFRHPRLQYRHSDNIALFFRFLDEVELPELFRFELIDLYEKKNIPKVIHCIHALSWLLFKKGLVDFRMGNLVGQLEFEHHELEQTQKGLDKAGVSMPSFTGMAANFGAEPEPEPEPEAESEEDRIERELHENENSISDFQAQLRGAILRLKLGNLMNDLWDFEPLLIDLQSRIRGDWTRQIVQYRIDMRNFAVDLQAICRGFVARYRLRDTRQSHKALEHDILQLQSAIRGSKARVQANFIRTQLRRQELGIKRIQAAIRGALQRNVVYDLHDNVKDAEGGVQLLQAAIRGALQRSKLSEQFEETHSEEDKVQRLQALIRGALLRQRIGAQSKEISQAEESIDIIQAAIRGMLVRQGVAKTLAYLSDETESVVLIQAHARALAVRKSRATLRESLVKEQHKLVDLQSMVRGGALRKALNLIREALAEYTPSFIDLQSAARAKATRSFLVSQRKALLKESESVLELQSIARGAILRKRLEEDAALLQQEKAAIIDLQSLARAAVLRIQVGDVLEQLDDCDDEISELQAHIRAMIVRVDVGQTLADLAAEEDIIAEFQSYIRGHLVRTRFEEKRRYYQENMEKVVKAQSFIRGRIQGQAYKSLTSGKNPPVGTVKGFVHLLNDSEFDFDEEIESERARKLVVQQVRQNELAEQYISQLDIKIALLVKNKITLDEVVKHQRHFGGHVGNLLSNTEISSKDPFDLKALNKTSRRKLEHYQVFFFLLQTQSQYLAKLFRRLREVNTPEKEYERIRHLMMGLFGYSQKRREEYYLIKLLARSAREEIESFTSLQDYLRCNSFWNKLFASYIKSPRDRKFMRDVLSTAVKENIVENAELDLESDPMQIYRSAINNEELRTGKRSRRPLNIPREEAIRDPETRATFIQHLQDLRDIADQFFTALEELLYRMPFGIRYIAKEMYESLLSRFSNEDPGFILQTVGHWVWKNYFQPAIMEPEKYGVVDRGLTQEQKRNLSEIAKVIAQAASGRLFGAENVYLQPLNTYIADSIQRLGNIWGDLISVQDAETYFDIDEFNDLYAKTKPTLYIKMSDIFSIHQLVASNIHFICSNPDDILKEVVRDLGNVKSNENELMSVNSSEINLTLNPKLAQAEDPEADIKALFMETKRCVLYIIRVQSGANLLEIMVTPPTEEDEEKWMTFVRDELSAHNTQRSAYSEANSLVDIASMSYSELKRTALENILQLERAGKIHRSNHYQDLLNAIAIDIRTKHRRRIQRQRELESAHMTLTRLNEQAVWLDQQLKTYNDYIEQAMVTLQSKKGKKKFLMPFTKQWDHQRELQKSGKVFKFGSYKYSARNLADKGVLVYWKGYTERQWDRVDLTISSNEVGVFTLDGSSGPMMVPGANAQVPLDDLLQAQFNNMQFLDFFDGHLRVNVNLFLHLIMRKFYNE